GTCTGCGCGTCACGCAACAACAAGAACTGCAAGGGCTCGATCTCACCCAGCACGGCGAAGAAGGTTACATCTATATCTAAGTCGAATGCCCAGGCGCGCTCGGCGCCGCGGCTCAGAGGAGCAAACAACATGAAAAAAGTCGAAGCCATCATCCGCCACTTCAAGCTCGAAGACGTCAAGAACGCGCTCACCGAACAAGGCGTGGCGGGCATGACCATCACCGAAGTGCGCGGTTTCGGTCGCCAGAAGGGACACACCGAGATGTATCGCGGCGCCGAGTATTCCGTCGACTTCGTCCCCAAGGTCAAAGTCGAAGTCGCGGTGCCCGATTCGCAACTCCGAGCGGTGATCGACACCATTCTCCGTTCCGCTCAGACCGGCCAAATCGGCGATGGCAAGGTCTTCGTTAGCGATCTGGTAGAAACCGTGCGCATCCGCACCGGAGAAAACGGCGACGAGTCGTTGACCTAAAGGTTAAGCCACACGCATCTTGTCCGGAGCGCCGCGCCATCATGTCTCTCAAGCCTCACTTGCGAGCCAGCGTCGCGGCCGCCAAGACTCAACTGACGGAAGGCCGCGACAAGCTGAAGCGCCGCCACGCGGCCGGCGCCCCGGGTGTGCAACTTTGCCATGCGCTCACCGACCTCGTCGATGCCGTCGTCCGCGAACTCTACGAGGCCGCCCTCGCCGAACTCGATGGCGCCGCTGCCAGCGCGCTCCGCGAATCGCTGACCTTGGTCGCGCATGGCGGCTACGGACGCCGCGATTTGGCGCCCTATTCCGATATCGACCTGATGCTCTTGTACGCGCCGGAGGCCGCGCGCCCCGTCGCCCAATTCGCCGAACGCTTGACCCGCGATCTGTACGACAGTGGACTGTCGCTCGGCCATAGCGTGCGCACCCCCAACGACGCTTGCGAGTTGGCCCTCAAAGACGCCACCATCGGCACCTCGCTCATGGAATCGCGCCATCTGGCAGGCAGCGAAAGCCTCTTCACGCGGTTTACCAGGCGATACCAACAACGACTGCGGCGCCGCGGCCACAAGCAGATGCAGGCCGCCCTCAAGGCCCGCGCCGAGGAACGCGTTCAATTTGGCGACACCATCTACCTGCTCGAGCCCAACATCAAGCGCTCGCCCGGCGGACTCCGCGATCTGCACCTGCTGCGCTGGACAGGTTACGCCCGCTATGGCGTCGGCGATCCCGAAGGCCTGCACCTGCGAGGTTATCTCACCCAGGAAGATGTTCGCGCCATTCGCAAAAGTCACGAGTTTCTCTTGCGCCTGCGCAACGAGATGCACTTTCACGCGGGCAAGGCCCACGACGTGCTCGATCGCGCCGAGCAACTTCGCGTGTCCGAGGCGCTGGCCTACGCTGGCGACGAGGCGCTGTTGCCGGTCGAAAAGTTCATGAAGGACTATTTTCAAGCCACCACCAACATCAGCCAGGTCACCAACCACTTTGTTCAAGGCGCGCAGCCCGGTCATCGTCTGCGCGCCTGGCTCGCGCCACTGGTCGGGCATCAGGTGCAAGGAGGCGACTATCTGGCGGGGCCGCTCGAAATCACCGCCACGCGCCGCGGCAAGGAAAAGCTGGCCGCCGACCTGACCGAAGCCTTGCGGCTAGCCGATCTCGCCAATTTGTACGACAAGCGCATCGCTTATTCCGCCTGCCAGGTGATTCGCAAGGCGGCCCCGTCCTATCCCGAGGGCGTCTCCAGCGAATCGGCCCGCCATTTCCTGTCGCTGCTCGCGCAGCCCGCGCGGCTGGGAGAAATGCTCCGCACGCTGCACGATCTGCGCGTGCTGGAGCGCGTCATCCCCGAATATGCCCACGCCCGCTGCCTCTTGCAGTTCAACGAATACCACCGCTACACAGTCGACGAGCATTGCATCCGCGCCGTCGAGCGCTGCGTGGAGTTAAAGAACGATCCCGGCGCGCTCGGCGAGGTCTATCGCAGCATCAAACAAAAGCGCGTCCTCCATCTGGCGCTATTGATCCACGATCTTGGCAAGGGGCACGTGGGGGACCATAGCGATGTCGGTTTGCAATTCGCCATCGAAACCGCGCGGCGGCTGCGGCTCCCCCCCGCCGAGACCGAACTGCTCAAGTTCTTGGTGCACAAACATCTGAACATGTCGCACCTGGCTTTCCGCCGCGATACAAGCGACGAGCAGCTCATCGTCAAGTTCGCTGTCGAAGTCGGTTCGCCCGAGGCGCTCAAGATGCTCTTCGCACTCACGGCGGCCGACTTCGCGGCCGTCGGTCCAGGCGTGTGGAACCGCTGGAAGGGCGAAGTGCTTGCCGAACTCTACCGCCGCACCATGCAGCATTTGGCCGGTGACGGCGGCGCCGGCGCCATCGATCAGGCCCTCGACGAGCGCCGTCGCGCCGTC
This is a stretch of genomic DNA from Pirellulales bacterium. It encodes these proteins:
- a CDS encoding P-II family nitrogen regulator, which produces MKKVEAIIRHFKLEDVKNALTEQGVAGMTITEVRGFGRQKGHTEMYRGAEYSVDFVPKVKVEVAVPDSQLRAVIDTILRSAQTGQIGDGKVFVSDLVETVRIRTGENGDESLT
- the glnD gene encoding [protein-PII] uridylyltransferase, with translation MSLKPHLRASVAAAKTQLTEGRDKLKRRHAAGAPGVQLCHALTDLVDAVVRELYEAALAELDGAAASALRESLTLVAHGGYGRRDLAPYSDIDLMLLYAPEAARPVAQFAERLTRDLYDSGLSLGHSVRTPNDACELALKDATIGTSLMESRHLAGSESLFTRFTRRYQQRLRRRGHKQMQAALKARAEERVQFGDTIYLLEPNIKRSPGGLRDLHLLRWTGYARYGVGDPEGLHLRGYLTQEDVRAIRKSHEFLLRLRNEMHFHAGKAHDVLDRAEQLRVSEALAYAGDEALLPVEKFMKDYFQATTNISQVTNHFVQGAQPGHRLRAWLAPLVGHQVQGGDYLAGPLEITATRRGKEKLAADLTEALRLADLANLYDKRIAYSACQVIRKAAPSYPEGVSSESARHFLSLLAQPARLGEMLRTLHDLRVLERVIPEYAHARCLLQFNEYHRYTVDEHCIRAVERCVELKNDPGALGEVYRSIKQKRVLHLALLIHDLGKGHVGDHSDVGLQFAIETARRLRLPPAETELLKFLVHKHLNMSHLAFRRDTSDEQLIVKFAVEVGSPEALKMLFALTAADFAAVGPGVWNRWKGEVLAELYRRTMQHLAGDGGAGAIDQALDERRRAVRAQLRTEDDLAWFNIEIDSLPSEYLRATPPQQVAAELKELRNLPGGAAIARGRYLAESHTVEYTISTRESIAPGIFHRLTGALSSQGLEILSAQINTLAEGLVLDRFGVADPDYAAAPPQSRIDAVCEQLVESLRAADGQRPSFRRTWSMRADAPRSVLPTQVRTDNNTSDRYTIIDVFAADRAGLLYRVTRALYELGLSVALAKIATHLDQVLDVFYVTDQHGHKITDDARLQAIESRLLEEINQHERQETSRASAY